TAGATGAAATAAGTGAATGTTTAATTTGGATGTGCTTCTATGTCAAAATTATATTGagcataattttttaagtaattagatGCAGGTTCAAACAGGCAgtaaattgtttatttatttatttgtgaaattaaataattttaataagcaGCATATATACTGAATATATtgcacaatttatataaaacaaacaCAATCGGCTGTAGTGTTAAAAccggaaaaaaaaatctattaggacttttttatttcagaaaacaaaaattgtcgtcatttttttttcctattttacaTTCTCCTCACCAGTTCAATATTAAATTCATAAGAGAGTTTTAAAAGGCTATAACTAATacaattttaattgatataattACCTGATTTTGACAAGGAAACAGTTTGTGCTAGGagctgtttttttattataatttactaaaaatGCAACTCATCAAATATAAGTTAATTGAATTAATTGCATAAACTACTACTCCAATAGGCACAGATTTAAACAATTGCGCTTagccaaaaaataaagaacaacaCTTGACATTTCTTTCTCATAATGCTTCGGCGTGTCCCCAGTGGCCAGATACATAAGTATGTCTGCAGCGTGCACGTTCATCAGCATAACTATGGACATTTCTTTCATTCTCGTTTCAGAATTACAAGGCCAATTCTTGAATTTGATAATTGAAACTTCAAAGTATGATTACTTTTGGTCGATCCTTTAGCAGACATGCAGTGATGGGACGAATTGGGATAGATTAGAAATTAATTcggtaaaaaattgattttaaactattttaattgatttaattttatatttaaatacttaaattcgTTTGAAAATCAGTtcctgatttaaaaaaattacttttaaataaaattgatttttaatccattttaaattagttttaaggatcggatcaattttaaattattttttaaataaaaaaaatattcaaagtaAAACTTAGTTCGATTAATTGATTCGattaatcaaattgattttataaaatagtttatttcttttttattgaattaattaaaaaatttaatttgatttagatTCAATTAAAATCCGatttgaatcaatttttttactagATAGATCcatatatttataaatcttATTAATAACTCAAGTgatatacttttaattaaaaatcagaATGTTACTCCTCCAAAGTGAGGAGTTtactttaaaaagtaaaaattaataattttaaagattattaactgttatatattttaataatttaaaatttaactattaattttttaattaaatagttaaaattGCTCACTTTACTTTAAAGTTAAGCTCTTACTTTAGAGAACATAAACGCATGATTTATATACAAAAGATAAGCCAATTAACTACTAACTAAATACAATAACTTTCTAATTATGTCTAAATATAAAGAGTGAATAATACATTAATCAAATTCGTTCAAACTTTTGAAGAATTGCTCATCCAGTTTGAACTAGAACGGAGAACTTTGTTTCAACACATGacaaaacaataattttctGATTTCTCGGTTCGCTGTAATTAGTTGTTATTATAATGCCAAGAAAAAGTTCTAGAGTTCGATACGCGCTAGTTATCtctatatttaaaaaacaattaattgtgAACTAGAAAGTTAAGACATTCGATTTTCCTAGAATCAGTCTCTTGGAAAAGCCACAATTACAAAGAAGATAAGCAAAAAAGGTTTCTTTCAAGAATTCACTGATTGTCTCATCCCTACATATATAGGTGCATGATGGAACCAAACACTAGCCACAATGTACGGTGTgatttttgaaataaacttgCCATATCAGtatcacccccccccccccccccccccccccactgaACAAGTTGAACATATTCAACAAGGTCGGGCCTATCACACATTATTTTTACGACTTTCAAGTTTGGATAATGGACATACTTCCACCCATCAAATCTCCCTCTCTCTATCCATTTGtttaacttaaaattcaaaaagaaagaaaaaaaatgtttcattttaaaattagacaCGTTAAGAGAATTAAACTTGATGTTATACTTTTGCACACTTCAATTCTAGCAACATCATGTTCATTTGTCAAAGTGTATTTTACTAATTAAGACAGGGCTACTTAGTACCATGTCGCCCTTCTATTCTCAGCTAAGCTCTAAACAAGTCAAAGTTGTGGTATCAAAACATCAAATTGAatgcaataaatgaagtttCTGACTTGTGAAACCaatttgtgcagaagaaaaagtCGTAAAAAACTGTGTTGCACTTGCAGCCTCATTAACTTCACGTGTTCTTCTAACAAACATCTCAATGTTACCAATACGCGTTTCCTCTGCAGCCTACCTGTCTCCACTGCCAATGAATTAATACAGTATACTCTTGAACTTAAGTCATTTTAGTAATTAcacacaaaatcaattttgattgcAAATTTCTAAACAATAACTACAAACTTATATTTACTTACAAACAATTCTATAGAATCATGttaatcaaaaattaattatacaaacaCATATCCAAATAGACActataaaaattgataattgatatcAAGCACCTCAATTCCCATTTAATGTGAAGTAGTACTAGACCGTGAACATGTGGAAAACAGAATGAAATTAAgagtaatttaatgataaaagttatataaatataaataatatgtataCGAATGCAGCTGAATGCGTTGTTCAATTAATTTAGCATTATCAATCGGTGAATTCCTTTGATATATTTGTCAAACTGGCAGTTCCAAGTATACGTATTCAAAATGAATTGAATCACCAAGTACGACCACTTTAATGTGTTCATGTGCACTTGCAGTATTGCACGTGACCAAATGATACACAccaggaaaatacatctcctaaatttattttctttctgatTTGTATACATGTGAAATGTTTGggacaaaataagaaaaaaagaaaaggagtacGACAGGGTTAGCAGTTTGGCCAAAAGCTGGATGCTACACAGAAGGTGAACAATTCTATAGAGTTGCAACAGTATACAAGTCCATGAATCCCTCTAAAGAAGAATCATTTTCAGTACATGGCATTCAGTATGCTAAGAAATTATGACAATTAGGCGTTATTATAATGCCAAATAATACAATTGCAGACTAACAAACTCATATGTTGTTAGCAATACATCAAAAATAAACTGATGGTGAGGTAGGGGGATTTATAAGAAATTAtgtaaaacagaaaataaaagatgaatcaTTATTGACATTATTTTGCCATGTATACATGTAAGTTAATAGAAGCAGACTCAAAGGCTAGAAGAGCCCCAGCTGGCATCAACAGCATCAATGATCTTTGCATGTAGTGTGGCTCCAGAACAAGCAACTATGCCACGATCAAGGCCTTCTAAATATAAGCCTTTTGAGAAGTCTAGGGGAAGTCCTCCAGCATCTGTTACCATCCCACCAGCTTCTTGTATGATGATAACGCCTGCAGCATGATCCCATATTTTCTCCTTGTAACCGGCCCTTGCAAACTTCATGAAAACCTCAGCATCCCCACGAGCTATTGCTGCGTATTTCACCATGCTGTACACCCTCAATGGCTGTTTCCTGCATACATGATGAAAAAGAGATATCTTATTAAGCTGAaactaagataataaattatgtcGCGTTTGTGTCTTTTTCCTAaactaaagatatttttaatttttcatcattttcatataGATAAATGGGAAAGTAACTAGTCATTTAAGTAAGGAATATGCAAACTACACATCACAAAAATTCTGCTTTCCATATCATATTTAATCAGCCTCTTTATCTCAGGTACTAAATTAATGATTGGACCTTACTCAagaactttaaattttaatgtgcATCTAGTGCTGGTTTAACAAAGatacttgaaaaataacaaaagatagTATTAGTGCCATGCTAATATATGTCTATAGGTTGACAACCACACAGGTAAAAATCAAGAGAGTAAATAGGAGAGCAAGAGGGTAATTCATACTAAgattgaatgaaaaaataaatgcacCTGAGACCAACACTGTGAGCCAGTCCTGCTGTAAAAGAATGGCTTGAATTGGCCTTCTCAACTGGTTCACAAAAAGTGGCCAGTGCAGGATTGTCAATGGAAGAGACAGAAACTTGTTTTGCATGGTTTGGCCACACAAACATCTTATTGACATGGAGCAGTGGTTGCATCCAAGCCTTCTCACTACCCTTTTTAGCATATAGCACACAACCTTTGTTCCAAGTTTCAGAAGCTGGACGTGTCAACTTGGATATAATCCTATGATATCGGTGATGATAACTTAACCATTCCTTCCTCATTGGGTAGTTAGGACATCCAAGAACACCAAGTTTCACTTCTCCATCCTCTATGAGTGCTAGAGCTACAGCATATTGATCTCCACGTACAAATCCTAATGTGCCATCAACAGGATCCAGTACCCAAAATCTTCCAGTGGGACCCCCAGTTGAGTTGCAGCGACTAATGATTTCAAGAACATCTGAAGTTCCAAGAGGTGATTTTGGCTCCTGAACTCCAAATCGAGGTGCTTCGGCTAGACATTGATTCACAGTTTCAACCACAGCTTCTAACAGCTCAGATGCGTTAGCCTCGGAGAGAGTTTGAGCATCTTCTTCAGCAACaattgagacattttgactCCCTAAACATTCTGACAACATCCAGCTGACAATTGCTTGAACACTCCAATCTGTTTTAATAGCAAAATGAAGGGTAAATGAAACATGTTGTGAGTATGAATGGATCAATCAAGCTTAGAAAGTTTTATTTACAAAACACCACCATAGCCAAATAAGCTTCAATCATCACATGACAAAAGTTACAAGGAAATATATTGACAATTGAGGGACGCAGCATAAATTTGATTATAGAATATAGATCTGTACTTAAGTCATTGTCACCCATGATTATACATACATTGGAAATTTACAAAGAGAATATGGTATGTGATCAACTTCACAATGAAAATCATGAATTTATgattaatgaaatatatttccAATTTTGTTTACAACTAATTCAAATCAATGCTAATATCAGAATCTGAAgttgaaaatgtaaaatgacaCCGAGAAAGGTCTAATCTAACCATTCATATGAAAAAttacctcattttttttttcaatagagAACAATATCATCAGTCTTTTggaaaacttatatttttttctaaagaagAAAGCTGCTTCCTAAGTCCTAGATACAGTTACACTTGAAAAAGTAAGCAAGCAAGGTGTTTGTTAGAACAAGGACCTATAGCCTCTATTTGGTGGCTCAGTATATGGTCTTTCCAAGAATCTTCTTGATAGAGATCTAAAGGGATTATAGAGGTTTTTTCTGTGAAAaactttaaaacattttttcctccgatgtttttttctttggactattttaaatatgataCTTATCCTCTTCGTTTGTATTCATTCTTTTGTTCTAATAGAATTTCTTATTTTgtaaacaaaaggaaaagaggttTTAGATATCCTTGTCCTTTTCTTGGAGGACAAGAGAGCAGTGTGCaacataagaaaaatcatatatCCTTGAATCTGAATTGATTCAACCAAAACTgaggaaaaataatatatttacgtGTATCAGGGTAAACAATTCAGTTAAGTCACAAGTGGTTTGCTTGTAGAACAAGATGAGCCATTGAAGTCAGCATTTAATACAGCAGAATATAAACCAAAAG
The nucleotide sequence above comes from Glycine soja cultivar W05 chromosome 11, ASM419377v2, whole genome shotgun sequence. Encoded proteins:
- the LOC114377217 gene encoding PAP-specific phosphatase HAL2-like; amino-acid sequence: MSSYFPSFGTKIPRMGKGYDDVLFTVTNQLVKPGSWSNYKVPCNLSKQHISFVSKFDQICSSPVMMEDEHKKLDSLPEFGLSEPEKYSKELEVAVRAVQMACSLCQRVQDTLISNARTNHRQVQSKDDNSPVTVADWSVQAIVSWMLSECLGSQNVSIVAEEDAQTLSEANASELLEAVVETVNQCLAEAPRFGVQEPKSPLGTSDVLEIISRCNSTGGPTGRFWVLDPVDGTLGFVRGDQYAVALALIEDGEVKLGVLGCPNYPMRKEWLSYHHRYHRIISKLTRPASETWNKGCVLYAKKGSEKAWMQPLLHVNKMFVWPNHAKQVSVSSIDNPALATFCEPVEKANSSHSFTAGLAHSVGLRKQPLRVYSMVKYAAIARGDAEVFMKFARAGYKEKIWDHAAGVIIIQEAGGMVTDAGGLPLDFSKGLYLEGLDRGIVACSGATLHAKIIDAVDASWGSSSL